From Debaryomyces hansenii CBS767 chromosome C complete sequence, a single genomic window includes:
- a CDS encoding DEHA2C09372p (no similarity): protein MKFKINWLIFFYLSLCFCSKSQVNDRYTRRTPGEVNIDFYNNIIEKDMRKGFHSDLSLNFTLEDCKAMKYCPATMEYGEEFTKNLLTLDMFEVLTFTLNKNEDELRQPINDTSYWYEYSHNKFNGKAIGKYVSPQHFHYADKTKLIITVPIYLVCSIIAAVVYIYKRKLLVKMNFKFSNISRILFKYLSVKLVFGTVYLMYLVVFVDFRTQPLGHFKILVTFTIFKYILSLTTFLLVVLLAFGYCTSFFTFTNRKPILWKVCGITLLNGIQSFPKLFYELQDIKNSVPFFRAYKSRLPIPVTIGFIALYIVILFALTYIAYDTYKHSHKRDARFLLSFQIILAAYVLSPFIVVPSGRSTIPLFIKNKYLLNEGAPEHYSQSIHVPDVIELFAIGALIYIWRDLKYVENDGDVYDKLDNGEYELEESH from the coding sequence ATGAAATTTAAGATCAATTGGCTCATATTTTTCTACCTTTCGTTATGCTTTTGTTCCAAATCTCAAGTCAATGATCGCTATACAAGGAGAACACCTGGTGAGGtgaatattgatttttataATAACATAATTGAGAAAGATATGAGAAAAGGGTTTCACTCCGATCTCAGTCTTAACTTCACGCTTGAAGATTGTAAGGCAATGAAATATTGTCCTGCAACCATGGAATACGGTGAAGAATTCactaaaaatttattaactttgGACATGTTCGAAGTCCTTACTTTTACATTGaataagaatgaagatgaattaagACAGCCTATTAACGATACTTCTTACTGGTATGAATACTCTCATAACAAGTTCAATGGTAAGGCCATTGGAAAATATGTTTCACCAcaacattttcattatGCAGATAAAACTAAATTAATCATCACGGTCCCTATTTATCTCGTATGTTCTATTATTGCTGCTgttgtatatatttataagaGAAAGTTGCTTGTCAAGatgaattttaaattctcGAATATTTCTAGGAttctattcaaatatttatctGTCAAATTGGTATTTGGTACTGTCTATCTAATGTACTTAGTAGTGTTTGTTGATTTTAGAACGCAGCCCTTGGGTCATTTTAAAATCTTAGTAACATTCACTATATTCAAGTACATATTAAGTCTTACAACCTTCCTTTTGGTGGTGCTTTTGGCTTTTGGGTATTGTACTTCGTTCTTCACATTTACCAATAGAAAACCTATTTTATGGAAGGTATGTGGGATCACCTTATTAAATGGCATCCAAAGTTTTCCAAAGCTTTTCTATGAACTACAAGATATCAAAAACTCCGTGCCTTTTTTCCGTGCTTATAAAAGCAGGTTACCCATTCCTGTCACAATTGGGTTTATAGCTCTATACATTGTGATCTTATTTGCTCTCACATACATTGCATATGATACATATAAGCATTCCCATAAGAGGGATGCGAGGTTTTTGCTTTCgtttcaaataatattggCAGCTTATGTCTTATCTCCATTTATAGTTGTTCCTAGTGGACGATCGACGATACCACTCTTTATAAAAAACAAGTATTTGCTAAATGAGGGAGCCCCAGAACATTATTCGCAAAGTATTCATGTTCCTGATgttattgaattgtttgCTATTGGAGCTTTGATTTATATCTGGAGAGATTTGAAATACGTTGAAAATGATGGTGATGTTTACGATAAGCTTGACAATGGTGAATatgaattagaagagaGTCATTAG
- a CDS encoding DEHA2C09394p (some similarities with CA2209|IPF18512 Candida albicans), with protein sequence MSNYRIFPICEPDINITNRNKEIPCKYILFGEEKIQNVPNLEDIINDRNVGPFNKGNLVQYLSNSHCLENYEFIVFMNKFLAETRSVEKKNTWQYILMTFLLEDALKEINLPCDIRNGLLECEEEYPREDLAMKAKMIIYDLLCDSYHEFVKLMKLQIHADCCTHKIQGCSQEAGELESYRPKGHSFAFESFSPLSSSRTVDFDDSDVNEITHTNSMGASRHNSTGSRGSSIGSLVDSLKNNDLVNWRKTVKKLKIRRFSNEI encoded by the coding sequence ATGTCAAACTATAGGATATTCCCTATATGTGAACCAGACATAAATATAACAAATAGGAATAAGGAAATACCTtgcaaatatatattatttggtGAAGAGAAGATCCAAAATGTGCCTAACCTAGAGGACATAATTAATGATAGAAATGTAGGTCCATTTAATAAGGGAAACTTGgttcaatatttatcaaacaGTCATTGTCTTGAAAattatgaatttattgtattcatgaataaatttttggCCGAAACAAGGAGTGTGGAGAAAAAGAATACATGGCAGTATATCTTGATGACGTTTTTACTAGAGGATGCACTCAAGGAGATTAATTTACCGTGTGATATAAGAAATGGGCTTTTGGAATGCGAGGAAGAGTATCCGAGAGAGGATTTGGCGATGAAAGCCAAGATGATAATCTACGACCTTCTCTGTGATTCCTACCACGAGTTTGTCAAGTTGATGAAGCTACAGATACATGCTGACTGTTGTACGCATAAGATTCAGGGTTGTAGCCAGGAAGCGGGTGAGCTAGAAAGCTACAGACCTAAAGGACACAGTTTTGCGTTCGAGCTGTTTTCCCCATTGTCATCTCTGCGTACGGTAGACTTTGACGACAGCGATGTAAACGAAATCACTCACACCAATAGCATGGGTGCATCTAGACACAATAGTACCGGCTCCAGAGGGTCGTCCATCGGGTCGTTGGTTGATTCACTCAAGAATAATGATCTAGTCAATTGGAGAAAAACGGTCAAGAAGCTAAAGATCAGACGGTTTCTGAATGAGATATAA
- a CDS encoding DEHA2C09416p (no similarity): protein MESVKKCSRCRGKRLDETEFELFKYSTCSKCRNKRKIVKQFPALDQQSVEFHTNTFHKFNNYLEILKTNKNTDLSNVKFMESVNDDEFPIYTIMDINQQTNPNEFYSDISKKLIKRYIDPISLVTGYKFPIRDYHKGGIKTKKVSLMFICCQDKTKQRKSRSKQHKRVSNKLKIYNCFSKVNLNYDLLIGGITITYTHKCHANNTVDYDDHSDHSNLRSELHTQIRSDPATHPNDDDLKDPRELDHFNDSIQSIAAAAVENKFINIDDRLINH from the coding sequence ATGGAATCGGTGAAAAAGTGTTCTAGGTGTCGAGGAAAACGGCTAGACGAGACAGagtttgaattattcaagtaCTCAACTTGTAGTAAGTGTCGGAATAAACGAAAAATCGTTAAACAATTTCCAGCCTTGGATCAACAGTCGGTCGAATTCCACACAAATACATTCCACAAGTTCAACAACTACCTAGAAATCTTGAAGACAAACAAAAATACCGACTTGTCTAACGTCAAGTTCATGGAGAGTGTAAATGACGACGAATTCCCCATTTACACTATAATGGATATAAATCAACAGACCAACCCCAATGAGTTCTACTCCGACATATCAAAAAAGCTAATAAAACGCTATATTGACCCCATAAGCTTGGTCACGGGCTACAAGTTCCCCATCAGGGACTACCACAAGGGCGGAATTAAGACCAAAAAAGTGTCGTTGATGTTCATTTGTTGCCAGGATAAGACCAAACAACGCAAATCCCGCAGTAAACAGCACAAGCGAGTCAgcaacaaattgaaaatctaCAACTGCTTCTCCAAAGTAAATCTCAACTACGACCTATTGATCGGAGGCATAACTATTACATACACTCATAAATGTCATGCGAACAACACTGTAGACTACGACGACCATTCGGATCACTCCAATCTCAGAAGCGAACTACACACACAAATACGAAGTGACCCAGCCACCCACCCCAACGACGATGACTTGAAGGACCCTCGCGAACTAGACCACTTCAACGACTCAATCCAGTCGATAGCTGCTGCAGCAGTCGAAAATAAGTTCATCAACATCGACGACCGCTTAATCAATCACTAA
- a CDS encoding DEHA2C09438p (similar to uniprot|P53869 Saccharomyces cerevisiae YNL211c) has product MKPPPRSLEEWLYRALMESPRFHHYVRRVHAKINRIPMHEEVHKTMEAGDYVPTRAHKFNAFRIIWFDEFKRSFGFGKR; this is encoded by the coding sequence ATGAAACCACCACCAAGATCACTCGAAGAATGGTTATATAGGGCTTTAATGGAATCACCGAGATTCCATCATTATGTTCGTCGGGTTCATGCTAAGATTAATAGGATTCCAATGCACGAGGAGGTTCATAAGACGATGGAAGCAGGAGACTATGTACCCACGAGAGCTCACAAGTTTAATGCATTTAGAATAATTTGgtttgatgaattcaagaGATCATTTGGCTTTGGAAAACGTTAA
- a CDS encoding DEHA2C09460p (similar to uniprot|P40157 Saccharomyces cerevisiae YNL212w VID27 Vacuole import and degradation): protein MNFLKKFLGSAPTDEVASIPSGRLFLARSPQSPKGELECLYNDAFASIRQTTTPFYYQLCITRVYQEGELDAHGSSGFDDSDDSDEDDHDTPHSISDSNAGGHSKDEWSFPISEELKIHTYDKADGSKTLAWKDLNGDLGDRFEFTVDSDIKLTEFDSFMFALYKCLFESKYHKSSLSITNMSQLQEFIYNPKSELLTFDDLRGDFSNYEDDEASEDVDTGDDYRSVSSTDEFHDAESRTTPSATIKSSGKAERSPVKSNVAGVPSIFSSDKEALNTGNVLYECSNFDLHLFDSDAGVFNLQVKKPELNLKIIELENWTYSLRLLSSHKSKPINFECILSADMNPTFNFEYLSFIFNHFIQKSETQTLAYSWLLKFSHFNELQEFQVSFMKAMWESLNKIKWNKSRPSEQDYVLDAFSNLAIDDEDLTENDKKEINEMSDDDMLIDNDYSDDEDAISKLVNRSIRGETTKPRHKYVDDDDDEYGDYDEEKQLDAFKREQDKNSNLSVGYANDRSYVVRGDKLGVFNNNNNNLNYQTTISNLKTLDGKRFTPEQVMLHMQDQHMVMSNKDMDDKRLYKMDLSRGKIVDEWEVDDIIPIESYGPNSKFSQLTNEQTLTGMSRNKLFKVDPRLPTTKLVQGDDNLRTPNYNFSALSTTEQGFLAVGSAKGDIRLFDRLGTNAKSLLPSLGEAIIGIDVSNDGRWILATCKTYLLLVDAKVGANQRNEGSLGYVKSFDKDKKPKPRRLTIKPEHVAYMSMKTEGKPLQFTKAYFNTGIDSKETTIVTSTGPYIISWSLKKVLSNNSSKEDQPYLIKRYDQNVIADNFKFGSNSDVIIALQDDVSMANKKNFRKANKSSLFSRDNVVNNY, encoded by the coding sequence ATGAActttttaaaaaaattcttaGGATCAGCTCCTACAGACGAAGTTGCCCTGATTCCATCGGGGAGGTTATTTCTTGCAAGATCACCGCAGTCACCCAAGGGAGAGTTAGAATGCTTATATAATGATGCTTTTGCGTCGATTAGACAGACAACTACTCCATTTTATTACCAGTTATGCATAACAAGAGTATATCAAGAGGGAGAGCTAGATGCACATGGTTCAAGTGGATTTGATGATTCAGATGACTCCGATGAGGACGATCACGATACGCCCCATTCAATTAGCGATTCTAACGCAGGCGGCCACTCGAAAGATGAATGGAGCTTCCCTATTCTGgaggaattgaaaatcCACACTTACGACAAGGCGGATGGGAGTAAGACGTTGGCATGGAAGGATTTGAATGGGGATTTGGGCGatagatttgaattcacCGTGGACAGTGATATCAAGTTGACCGAGTTCGATTCGTTTATGTTTGCATTGTACAAGTGTTTATTTGAACTGAAGTATCATAAGAGTTCTCTCAGTATTACTAATATGAGTCAATTACAGGAATTCATTTACAATCCTAAATCCGAATTGTTGACATTTGATGACCTCAGAGGTGATTTTCTGAATTATGAGGACGACGAGGCGTCAGAAGATGTCGATACGGGGGACGATTATCGATCGGTGTCATCGACGGACGAATTTCATGATGCTGAATCCCGTACGACCCCCAGCGCGACGATCAAATCTAGCGGAAAGGCTGAAAGGTCGCCTGTTAAATCGAATGTCGCTGGTGTCCCTTCTATATTTTCGTCAGATAAAGAAGCCTTGAATACGGGGAATGTGCTCTATGAATGCTCGAACTTTGATTTGCATTTATTCGATTCTGATGCGGGGGTTTTCAATCTTCAAGTGAAGAAGCCAGAGTTGAACCTCAAGATAATTGAGTTGGAAAATTGGACCTATTCCTTGCGTTTATTGAGTAGTCATAAGTCGAAAccaattaattttgaatgtATTCTCAGTGCAGATATGAACCCGACCTTCAATTTTGAGTATTTAtcattcatattcaatcattttattcaaaaatcgGAGACCCAAACATTAGCGTATTCTTGGTTATTAAAGTTTTCTCATTTCAATGAATTACAAGAGTTTCAAGTTAGCTTCATGAAGGCCATGTGGGAATCCTTAAATAAGATCAAATGGAACAAAAGCCGTCCTTCAGAACAGGATTATGTCCTCGATGCGTTCTCCAATCTCGCGATCGACGATGAAGATCTTAcagaaaatgataaaaaggAGATTAATGAAATGAGTGATGACGATATGctaattgataatgattatagtgatgacgaagatgCGATCAGCAAATTAGTTAACAGAAGTATACGTGGCGAAACGACGAAGCCTCGTCATAAATACgtagatgatgatgatgatgaatatgGTGATTACGATGAAGAGAAGCAATTGGATGCCTTCAAACGTGAACAAgataaaaattcaaatttatcagtCGGGTACGCTAATGATAGATCATACGTAGTAAGGGGTGATAAATTAGgagttttcaataataataataacaatttgaattacCAAACTACCATTTCCAATCTAAAAACTTTGGATGGTAAAAGGTTTACTCCAGAACAAGTAATGTTGCACATGCAAGATCAACATATGGTCATGTCTAATAAGGACATGGATGATAAACGACTCTATAAAATGGATTTAAGCAGAGgaaaaattgttgatgaatGGGAAGTGGACGATATAATACCTATTGAATCGTACGGTCCAAACAGCAAATTCTCTCAGTTAACCAATGAACAGACATTAACTGGTATGTCAAGGAATAAGTTGTTCAAGGTAGATCCAAGATTACCAACAACCAAACTAGTTCAAGGAGATGACAACCTTAGAACACCTAATTATAATTTCCTGGCGCTTTCTACCACTGAACAAGGATTCCTTGCAGTCGGTTCAGCAAAGGGTGACATTAGATTGTTCGATAGATTGGGTACAAATGCGAAAAGTTTGTTGCCATCTTTGGGTGAAGCTATCATAGGAATCGATGTTTCAAATGATGGAAGATGGATTTTGGCTACTTGTAAaacttatttattattggttGATGCTAAAGTTGGAGCTAACCAGCGAAACGAAGGAAGCCTCGGATACGTTAAATCCTTTGACAAGGACAAGAAGCCTAAACCAAGAAGATTAACGATCAAACCCGAGCATGTTGCATATATGTCCATGAAAACAGAGGGCAAACCATTACAATTCACTAAAGCATATTTTAATACCGGTATTGATTCGAAGGAAACTACAATTGTTACATCCACTGGTCCATATATTATATCATGGTCATTAAAGAAGGTCTTGAGTAACAACTCGAGTAAGGAAGATCAACCATACTTGATCAAAAGATATGACCAGAATGTTATCGCcgataatttcaaatttggtTCCAACTCAGATGTTATCATTGCTTTACAAGACGATGTGTCAATGGCAAATAAGAAGAACTTTCGTAAGGCCAACAAGAGTTCCTTATTCTCCAGAGATAACGTTGTCAATAATtattag
- a CDS encoding DEHA2C09482p (weakly similar to uniprot|P40156 Saccharomyces cerevisiae YNL213c) — translation MFRVLIPSRKLVPGCGGFMGGIARIQAYSTKKDKSEEIFKTKIQQREKEAQQKLPEWTKRDEAIRNRYGEWNPTHRLSRQQIQDIRNIKDKMPHMKTIELANHFKISPEAIRRILKSTWVPSDSEEERIRLRGEKRKDESLVHKKEMMNDIELARKRLTYGKSVTMGGINVPRSGGRKGKNLRNTFSTDGKVNFDSNNSHGYYNRKGKTKAFKRKPYVENVGDIID, via the coding sequence ATGTTTAGGGTACTTATTCCATCGAGGAAGCTTGTGCCGGGATGCGGGGGATTTATGGGTGGAATAGCAAGAATACAGGCGTATTCCACCAAGAAAGATAAATCGGAAGAGATATTTAAGACCAAGATACAGCAGAGGGAAAAGGAAGCCCAGCAGAAATTGCCTGAGTGGACCAAGAGAGATGAGGCCATACGGAATAGGTACGGTGAGTGGAATCCCACGCATCGGTTGTCACGCCAGCAGATCCAGGACATACGGAATATCAAAGACAAGATGCCGCATATGAAGACGATCGAGCTCGCGAACCATTTCAAGATATCGCCGGAGGCGATCAGAAggatattgaaatcaacGTGGGTACCCAGCGATTCGGAGGAGGAACGCATTCGTCTTCGGGGCGAAAAGCGTAAAGACGAGAGCCTTGTCCACAAGAAAGAGATGATGAACGATATTGAACTCGCCAGGAAGCGTCTTACATACGGGAAGAGTGTGACCATGGGAGGGATAAATGTGCCGAGATCTGGAGGAAGAAAGGGCAAGAATTTGAGAAATACGTTCAGCACTGATGGTAAGGTCAACTTCGATAGCAATAACAGCCACGGGTATTATAACAGGAAGGGCAAAACTAAGGCATTTAAAAGGAAACCGTACGTTGAAAACGTAGGGGACATCATAGATTAA
- a CDS encoding DEHA2C09504p (similar to CA0976|CaPEX17 Candida albicans): MSRVPILTIPESAYDPSTYTLSPHQYSGRKSKLFAYLIRLTHGSAITLTLAYIIGLFVLKPLLQTTASRRYDLLEQFRGKLRDCYLNLIGRVSHIPIVAINKNDGSGKLYADAICQTTDSYLDSTSYKSISEEEEELNKKDKLFQDRLTTRLTRLSEILKNCEAYRSEEIPSYKTVNFALKDLQNKADLTYFNSNELFTATPNNTDSSSGSAPRKRNLAVDTKNEIRSMKGLFMSGQI, translated from the coding sequence ATGTCAAGAGTCCCAATACTCACCATACCAGAGTCGGCGTATGATCCAAGCACGTATACCTTATCGCCACACCAATATAGTGGCCGTAAGTCCAAATTATTCGCATACTTGATTAGATTGACGCACGGTTCAGCCATTACGTTGACATTGGCGTATATAATAGGGCTATTTGTCCTTAAACCGTTGTTACAGACTACAGCTAGTCGTCGTTATGACTTACTTGAACAATTTCGTGGTAAACTTCGAGATTGTTATTTGAACTTGATTGGTAGGGTTAGTCACATACCCATAGTGGCCATAAACAAGAATGATGGGAGTGGAAAGTTATATGCCGATGCGATTTGCCAAACAACAGACTCATATTTGGATTCCACTAGCTACAAGAGTATaagtgaagaagaagaagaattgaataagaaGGATAAGTTATTCCAAGACAGATTAACCACCAGATTAACGAGATTATCggaaatattgaagaattgtGAAGCTTATCGTTCAGAGGAGATACCAAGCTACAAAACAGTCAATTTTGCATTGAAAGACCTTCAGAATAAGGCAGATTTGACGTATTTCAACTCCAATGAGTTATTCACCGCAACGCCCAATAATACCGATTCGTCAAGTGGATCTGCACCTAGAAAGAGAAACTTGGCGGTGGATACCAAGAATGAAATAAGAAGCATGAAGGGTTTATTTATGAGCGGTCAAATCTAA
- a CDS encoding DEHA2C09526p (similar to CA0977|IPF18810 Candida albicans) — protein MPPVINDSEDDERYSEADSSAIALDQDEEAGEQYNNLNYAKDQDSDLSSVLSDDNDGDDKQGGDDEENEEEEEEEDEEAEEQEQEQEQEQESSDLDEAAEDVTKVPADDEGEEEEEEEEEEDEGDLEDLDEEEEEEEEEEEEDIPSISDEEDNYKLEDLDEIDDDLELREEEEEEIPKSVSPAKVGARTSSRLKHDPVPATTRETRKRQLTLYDEEDEDEYEDEYEDTPKRSARKNRRGPEPEAQPQDLDEDLILTDEEVEYNPRANPDLSKMTERQRSRYMEEEVDTKKEFLELDDNMNNSKKARPKKTETEQQIALKKAESARRRQDYKMKVLEEEKRDTLNKLLKRRANKTREVDDKEGSADIFKSALKPRRPILDHPALTTWVSNTTTLDGNSVLRFPAPN, from the coding sequence ATGCCCCCCGTCATAAACGATagtgaagatgatgaaagaTATTCTGAAGCTGATTCATCAGCAATAGCTTTAGATCAAGATGAGGAAGCTGGTGAgcaatataataatcttAACTATGCCAAAGACCAGGACTCAGACTTATCATCAGTGTTGAGTGACGATAACGACGGCGACGATAAGCAAGGTGGggatgacgaagaaaatgaagaagaagaagaagaagaggatgaGGAAGctgaagaacaagaacaagaacaagaacaagaacaagaatcAAGTGATTTAGATGAAGCTGCTGAGGATGTCACTAAGGTTCCAGCAGACgatgaaggtgaagaagaggaggaggaggaggaaGAGGAGGACGAGGGCGATTTGGAAGACctagatgaagaagaagaggaagaagaggaggaggaggaagaagatataCCAAGTATtagtgatgaagaagataattaCAAATTAGAAGATCTCGATGAGATTGACGATGACTTAGAATTAAGggaggaagaagaagaggaaattCCTAAGCTGGTTTCCCCTGCAAAGGTTGGTGCCAGAACATCTAGCAGGTTGAAGCACGATCCTGTTCCAGCAACAACAAGAGAAACCAGAAAACGTCAATTGACGCTTtacgatgaagaagacgaagacGAATACGAGGACGAATACGAAGATACGCCTAAAAGATCAGCCAGGAAAAATCGCCGTGGACCTGAGCCTGAAGCACAACCGCAAGATCTCGACGAGGATTTGATACTAACAGACGAAGAAGTGGAGTACAATCCGCGTGCCAACCCTGACTTATCCAAGATGACAGAAAGACAAAGATCCCGGTACATGGAAGAGGAGGTCGACACCAAAAAGGAGTTCCTTGAGTTGGACgataatatgaataattcaaagaagGCCAGGCCAAAGAAGACCGAAACAGAACAACAGATCGCCCTTAAAAAAGCTGAAAGCGCTAGAAGAAGACAGGATTACAAGATGAAGGttttagaagaagaaaagaggGATACTTTGAATAAGTTATTGAAGAGAAGAGCCAACAAAACTAGGGAAGTAGATGATAAAGAAGGCAGTGCGGATATATTCAAACTGGCATTAAAGCCAAGACGACCAATCTTGGACCACCCGGCCCTAACCACCTGGGTCTCTAACACTACCACCCTTGACGGGAACTCAGTCTTACGTTTCCCAGCTCCTAATTAg
- a CDS encoding DEHA2C09548p (similar to CA0978|IPF16222 Candida albicans): MNGNSNMNVMNMPGMNMNMAGMNNNNNNNQAMAAMMQNQNYGNPLMQQPQIQQQQPAAQQGVSQRPGMQRAATIQQGNPVTGQAPMAKMGQFSPNGVVSGPNSAPIPGTSNNSAGTSQGHTPQMGNQPQPPLQGQFPPQYPQQPVQPVQPGQKINGGPIPNNVTPIVPQQQQPTPQSQPRPGMPQQKQNMPIQGQIPGGQLHSPMQKQPISNSPQFFRNQEQEQMQNELNAKIFKRNLGNAGVIRILNLIDQISNESYDNLSKLGFWQKVIQLYCVPTCTMRLTTTPPSSKYTNTNNKPSNDKFTLDPEQNRVPRQFELNTLTAPRFFLAQILSGQVSKLSITLPGLKFQVMNNSSIFIISRLSIQYNYVDGSVSNVTGTFKMLMNREFRIEWIDCQCFNIQSSIGFETLEKQWTNFSQSQSENDKKEHGKSQQEFFNYLHQSSSAISLSDTCGLHEDAFRVLQVGDVMSNLRALMGFSAANNVASPMKALELFMTTNNNQQPQNIQPQNKMNTSDPTKNGASPSPNMNT, encoded by the coding sequence ATGAACGGAAATCTGAATATGAATGTAATGAACATGCCAGGGATGAACATGAATATGGCTGGcatgaataataataacaacaaTAATCAGGCAATGGCAGCAATGATGCAGAATCAGAACTATGGTAATCCGTTAATGCAGCAGCCTCAGATACAGCAGCAACAACCAGCAGCACAACAAGGTGTTTCTCAAAGACCTGGGATGCAGCGAGCAGCTACTATTCAACAGGGGAATCCAGTGACAGGACAAGCACCTATGGCGAAAATGGGACAATTCAGCCCAAATGGAGTAGTATCGGGGCCCAATTCTGCCCCTATCCCAGGAACATCTAACAACTCGGCCGGCACATCTCAAGGACATACTCCTCAGATGGGCAATCAGCCACAACCTCCTTTGCAAGGACAATTTCCACCCCAATATCCTCAACAACCAGTACAACCGGTACAACCAGGTCAGAAAATAAATGGCGGACCGATTCCCAATAATGTCACGCCAATAGTACCGCAGCAACAACAGCCAACTCCGCAAAGCCAACCACGTCCAGGAATGCCTCAGCAGAAACAAAACATGCCAATTCAGGGTCAAATACCAGGAGGTCAATTACACTCCCCGATGCAAAAACAgccaatttcaaatagtCCACAGTTCTTCAGAAATCAAGAGCAAGAACAAATGCAGAATGAATTGAATgcaaaaatttttaaacGAAATTTGGGTAATGCTGGAGTGATTCGTATTTTGAATCtaattgatcaaataaGTAATGAATCATATGATAACTTGTCCAAATTAGGCTTCTGGCAGAAGGTTATACAACTTTATTGTGTTCCTACTTGTACTATGAGATTAACTACTACACCACCTTCCTccaaatatactaatacCAATAACAAACCATCTAATGATAAGTTCACTTTGGACCCAGAGCAAAATAGAGTACCTCGCcaatttgaattaaatacatTGACTGCACCAAGGTTTTTTTTAGCTCAAATATTATCGGGTCAAGTTTCTAAATTATCCATTACCTTACCAGGTTTAAAGTTTCAGGTAATGAACAATAGttcaattttcattatatctCGATTGTCTATACAATATAATTACGTAGACGGTTCCGTTTCTAACGTTACAGGTACGTTTaaaatgttgatgaatAGAGAATTTCGTATTGAATGGATTGACTGTCAATGTTTTAATATTCAAAGCTCAATCGGCTTTGAAACTTTAGAAAAGCAGTGGACGAATTTTTCCCAATCTCAATCAGAGAATGACAAAAAGGAGCATGGTAAAAGTCAACAGGAATTCTTCAACTATTTGCACCAATCTTCAAGCGCTATATCATTATCTGACACTTGCGGGTTACATGAAGATGCATTTAGAGTATTGCAAGTTGGAGATGTGATGTCAAATCTTAGAGCATTAATGGGATTCTCGGCAGCAAATAATGTTGCTTCACCAATGAAGGCACTAGAACTTTTTATGACCACCAATAACAACCAGCAGCCTCAGAACATACAACCCCAAAATAAGATGAATACTAGTGATCCTACTAAGAATGGCGCATCACCATCTCCAAATATGAATACTTGA